The Hymenobacter sp. GOD-10R genome includes a window with the following:
- a CDS encoding SDR family oxidoreductase — protein sequence MTVRLKPLKEQTIVITGASSGIGLVTARMAAKEGAKVVVASRNTEALEQLAQEIRNQGGQALAVTADVGIEEDVARIAATTIAEFGTFDTWVNNAGVSIFGTCEEVSISDMRRMFDTVYWGVVYGSRIAVQHFKQRNEPGALINIGSFFGDRATPVQSTYSTAKHALHGWTNALRMELEMEKAPVSVTLIHPGRIDTPYNEHAQSYYEHQVAHRGMVYPPETVAESILFAAAHPKRDMYVGFQAKALAAVGHLAPRLMDKIMEVLIPPTQIDPKRPSRNPETSALYKAGYGLHERGSHEGWFRSSSLYVKAQKHPLLAAAALAGLGLATGALLRKQ from the coding sequence ATGACAGTAAGACTCAAGCCACTTAAAGAACAGACAATTGTTATCACGGGTGCTTCCAGCGGTATCGGTCTGGTGACAGCCCGGATGGCTGCTAAAGAAGGCGCCAAAGTAGTGGTAGCATCCCGCAACACCGAGGCGCTCGAACAGCTAGCCCAGGAAATTCGAAACCAGGGCGGCCAGGCCTTGGCCGTCACCGCTGATGTAGGGATAGAAGAAGATGTGGCGCGCATTGCTGCCACGACTATTGCGGAGTTCGGTACGTTTGATACCTGGGTCAACAACGCCGGTGTATCGATTTTCGGTACCTGCGAAGAGGTGTCCATTTCGGACATGCGGCGCATGTTCGACACCGTATATTGGGGCGTGGTATACGGCTCGCGCATTGCCGTGCAGCACTTTAAGCAGCGTAATGAGCCGGGAGCTCTCATCAACATCGGCAGCTTCTTTGGCGACCGGGCCACGCCGGTACAGTCGACGTACTCAACCGCCAAGCACGCGCTCCACGGCTGGACCAATGCGCTACGCATGGAGCTAGAGATGGAAAAGGCGCCTGTCTCGGTTACGCTCATTCACCCCGGCCGCATCGATACGCCTTACAACGAGCACGCTCAAAGCTACTATGAGCACCAAGTAGCGCACCGGGGCATGGTATACCCCCCGGAGACTGTAGCCGAATCCATTCTGTTTGCGGCCGCGCACCCCAAGCGCGATATGTATGTGGGCTTCCAGGCCAAAGCGCTTGCGGCGGTGGGACACCTAGCCCCGCGGCTCATGGATAAGATCATGGAAGTGCTGATTCCACCTACACAAATCGACCCGAAGCGCCCTTCGCGCAACCCCGAAACTAGTGCCCTCTACAAAGCGGGCTACGGCCTGCACGAACGCGGCTCCCACGAAGGCTGGTTCCGTTCGAGCAGCCTCTACGTGAAGGCACAAAAACACCCGCTGCTAGCCGCTGCGGCTCTGGCTGGCCTAGGTCTAGCCACCGGAGCACTGCTTAGAAAGCAGTAG
- a CDS encoding family 43 glycosylhydrolase: MSFDLEAGALIPALFDLSSECQGQAPIDSTTVVSVAPPVTASSRTTYANVVLPGDFPDPTITKVGDTYWASATSAEWGPVFPLFKSTNLVDWELVSHVFMDKPEWAEASFWAPEISYEDGKTYICYTARKKGGPLCVAIASADDPAGPYVDHGPLVGQRRGSIDGFPLRDENGVLYLVWKEDGNAYGKPTPIWAQRMNEKRTKLIGKKHELFRNDAPWEGNLVEGSAFVEHDGYFYMFYAGNGCCGSGCTYATGVARSRSLLGPWEKCPQNPILKKNKTWSCPGHGTVAEYEGRWFLLHHAYHASSHEFVGRQGILSEFTWNEEGWPEFEGNSPQAAPLHNVSALNLTDHFSSNQLAGTWQWPIGKRPVVGVGDGQLLLSACPEQLGSMVAQRTYAATYKATTSLNAAALPEGTFAGLTAVGDPGNALALMAGNGKLQLWYVKQGETQCLTEVSLELPRNLGLRVEAWGGQRYRFSYSTNGVTWQPMPMDSFSVNGTYLPPWDRGIRVGLLAQGPEDVTVAFDSFTIRNQR, translated from the coding sequence GTGTCTTTTGATTTGGAAGCAGGAGCCCTCATCCCGGCTCTGTTTGATCTCTCTTCGGAATGCCAGGGGCAAGCCCCCATTGACTCTACTACCGTTGTTAGCGTTGCGCCACCCGTAACCGCTAGCTCGCGCACCACCTATGCCAACGTAGTACTGCCCGGCGACTTTCCAGACCCCACCATCACAAAAGTTGGTGACACTTATTGGGCAAGCGCCACTTCCGCAGAGTGGGGCCCAGTTTTCCCGCTGTTCAAGTCGACGAACTTGGTAGACTGGGAGCTGGTAAGCCACGTATTCATGGATAAGCCTGAGTGGGCAGAAGCTAGCTTCTGGGCACCAGAAATCAGCTACGAAGACGGCAAAACCTACATTTGCTACACAGCCCGCAAAAAAGGCGGTCCGTTGTGCGTAGCTATTGCCAGCGCCGATGATCCAGCGGGTCCTTACGTAGACCATGGCCCATTGGTAGGTCAGCGTCGAGGCTCCATTGATGGCTTCCCGCTGCGCGACGAGAACGGCGTACTGTACTTGGTGTGGAAAGAGGACGGCAATGCTTATGGCAAGCCTACCCCCATCTGGGCACAGCGCATGAACGAGAAGCGGACAAAGCTGATCGGCAAGAAGCATGAGCTGTTCCGCAATGATGCTCCTTGGGAAGGCAACCTGGTAGAAGGATCTGCTTTTGTGGAGCACGATGGTTACTTCTACATGTTCTACGCTGGCAATGGCTGCTGCGGTAGTGGCTGTACTTATGCTACAGGCGTGGCTCGCTCTCGCAGCTTGCTAGGTCCGTGGGAAAAGTGCCCGCAGAACCCCATTCTGAAGAAAAACAAAACCTGGAGCTGCCCCGGTCACGGTACCGTTGCCGAGTATGAAGGCCGTTGGTTCTTGCTGCACCACGCTTACCACGCTAGTAGCCACGAGTTCGTAGGTCGCCAGGGCATCTTGAGCGAGTTTACTTGGAACGAGGAAGGCTGGCCTGAGTTCGAAGGCAACAGCCCTCAGGCTGCTCCGCTGCACAACGTTAGTGCCCTGAACCTCACCGACCATTTCTCCAGCAACCAGCTCGCTGGTACGTGGCAGTGGCCTATCGGCAAGCGGCCAGTAGTAGGCGTAGGCGACGGCCAATTGTTGCTGTCAGCTTGCCCAGAGCAGCTTGGCTCCATGGTGGCCCAGCGTACGTATGCGGCTACATACAAAGCTACTACGTCGCTTAATGCTGCTGCCCTGCCAGAAGGCACGTTTGCTGGTCTGACGGCTGTTGGCGACCCAGGTAATGCGCTGGCTTTGATGGCCGGCAATGGCAAGCTGCAACTATGGTACGTGAAGCAAGGTGAAACCCAGTGCCTCACCGAAGTAAGCTTGGAACTGCCTCGCAACCTAGGTTTGCGGGTCGAAGCATGGGGTGGCCAGCGCTACCGGTTCTCCTACAGCACCAACGGTGTTACTTGGCAGCCAATGCCGATGGATAGCTTCTCGGTAAATGGTACTTATCTGCCACCTTGGGACCGAGGCATCCGCGTGGGTCTGCTGGCACAAGGCCCAGAAGACGTGACGGTAGCTTTCGATAGCTTCACTATTCGTAACCAACGCTAG
- a CDS encoding YdeI/OmpD-associated family protein yields the protein MNIDAPQQAFDAELELHGADGGVFLTVPFSVPEVFGTRGQLHVRGTIDGFPFRLPLTPNAEGEHILQVRKEIRNAIGKTWGTTVHVVMAPDTEERSVLIPDDLANALSRAGLNSMFDQLAYAHRKEYARWIERAKKSETRIKRVQEAIELIKAGKKLS from the coding sequence ATGAATATTGATGCTCCCCAACAAGCTTTCGACGCCGAGCTAGAATTGCACGGCGCTGACGGCGGCGTTTTTCTGACAGTACCGTTCAGCGTACCCGAGGTATTTGGCACCCGTGGCCAACTGCACGTGCGCGGTACCATTGATGGCTTTCCATTCCGGCTCCCTTTAACTCCAAACGCCGAAGGTGAACACATTCTGCAGGTGCGTAAGGAAATCCGCAATGCCATTGGCAAAACGTGGGGAACTACCGTACATGTCGTTATGGCGCCTGATACCGAGGAGCGCTCGGTGCTGATACCCGACGATTTGGCTAATGCACTCAGCAGAGCAGGTCTTAACAGTATGTTTGACCAGCTCGCCTACGCTCACCGCAAAGAATATGCGCGGTGGATTGAGCGGGCCAAGAAATCGGAGACGCGCATCAAGCGTGTGCAGGAGGCTATCGAGTTAATTAAAGCAGGCAAAAAGCTGAGTTAG
- a CDS encoding glycosyltransferase family 4 protein, translated as MNSQNFTLLLLGWDDMPQQSGAPQPAPLELARSLSPQATLSVILPHLPTSGNKEVPDAHVTGIADLPLADLESAAGGQINYPAGQWEAPASPYVGATHDAEESSSTVATGGLQNQDAFALEATEPSVEEAQDLGFDSSASTDAAQEAEPTATFVPFALSNDRATLAEALGALRTPPVDSSDLNFQVIQYARFATRLALAEQFAVIYAMDWPVWLAALEIRQATGRPLVLHVHSLAVDRDTPADRGWGLELERLALRRADLVLADSEAVAQRLIAEYDLSTEQVRVVAAFDDEALLAAVRPLGLAS; from the coding sequence ATGAATTCTCAAAACTTTACGTTGCTATTGCTAGGCTGGGACGATATGCCGCAGCAATCTGGGGCACCTCAACCTGCTCCGCTTGAGCTAGCCCGTAGCCTATCCCCCCAGGCTACCTTATCAGTCATTCTTCCTCATTTACCAACTTCTGGTAATAAGGAAGTTCCAGACGCACATGTCACTGGTATTGCTGACCTACCTTTGGCTGATTTGGAATCGGCGGCCGGAGGGCAGATCAATTATCCGGCTGGGCAATGGGAAGCGCCTGCGTCTCCTTATGTAGGCGCTACTCACGACGCAGAAGAGAGTTCGTCTACCGTTGCTACTGGAGGCCTGCAGAACCAAGACGCTTTTGCGCTTGAGGCAACAGAGCCAAGTGTAGAAGAAGCGCAGGACCTAGGTTTTGATTCATCGGCCTCAACAGACGCAGCACAAGAAGCTGAACCGACGGCTACTTTTGTGCCTTTCGCTCTATCAAACGACCGCGCCACGCTGGCCGAAGCGCTAGGTGCCCTGCGTACTCCGCCGGTTGACAGTAGCGACCTAAATTTTCAGGTGATTCAGTACGCCCGCTTTGCCACCCGTTTGGCTTTAGCTGAGCAGTTCGCCGTTATCTATGCCATGGATTGGCCGGTGTGGCTAGCTGCTCTGGAGATCCGTCAGGCAACTGGCCGACCGCTTGTTTTGCACGTACACTCCTTGGCCGTTGACCGCGATACGCCCGCTGACCGTGGCTGGGGCCTGGAGCTAGAGCGCCTAGCACTGCGCCGCGCCGATTTGGTGCTCGCCGACTCGGAGGCCGTAGCGCAGCGCTTAATTGCTGAGTATGATCTATCGACGGAGCAAGTACGCGTGGTAGCAGCCTTCGATGATGAAGCATTGCTAGCTGCAGTACGGCCACTTGGGCTAGCTTCTTAG